In Spinacia oleracea cultivar Varoflay chromosome 5, BTI_SOV_V1, whole genome shotgun sequence, a single window of DNA contains:
- the LOC110780404 gene encoding uncharacterized protein produces MAMQYPLLFPYGEDGYTTDIPHNDREEIGRRQREKEAKTRFQLGRLNQQQQVDAFTCMQEGRLEWVRSNQKKLRKDVLRGLTDAVSRGDTTPASVGQRVILPSSFTGSLRFMIQNYHDALAICRWAGPPDLFITMTCNPKWPEIREFLSLIPGQKPEDRPDIIARVFKIKLDELMVDLTKRNICGRTKADSVFLVLADSITWFQWVYVDCSYQSSQEIIILTLNYLAILTFNHLAAIYTIEFQKRGLPHVHMLLFLHEADKLRTPSDIDRLILAELPDQELDPIAFEAVVQYMTHGPCGSLNPKCPCMHGGRCTKYYPKDFNNETVIGEDGYPAYRRRNNGRTATKNGHTIDNTFIVPYNVDLLVKYQAHINVEVCNKYTCTKYLFKYMNKGPDMALATIQEATENAMPGGQLGNHEPQKDEIQSYLQCRYVSAAEACWRVFGFPIQYKYPPVQRLSCHLEEEQTVMFEDHEHLDEVLERVGPAKTPLIGWMEANKKYPQARTLTYHEFPTEWVWLTKEKRWKVRDDRFKIGRIYYVHPASGELYYLRMLLNIVTGSTTFGEIRTVNGIEYATFKEACNAMGLLEGDTEWHEALQAASSWAHAPQLRELFVTILIFCEVSNPSDLWYKNWELLSDDVLYRQRKRFNSPNIMLTTNQVQNYALYDIELILNRNNRSLANYGNMSFPDMALVQQTTNRLVLEEQMYDVGMLADEASTLEAGLNPEQSTIYHKILEAVENRAGGVFFIYGSGGTGKTYLWSTLISRLRSEGRIVIAVASSGIAALLLHCGRTAHSRFSIPIHLNENSCCRIMQGSDLAFLLQQASLIIWDEAPMVHRHAFEAVDRTLRDIMQTNDKPFGGKTVVLGGDFRQILLVVPRKGRAEIVDASVNRSPKIWPHCTVFKLTTNMRLRGSSDIVGLEEMQNFSKWVLDVGDGQIHATAKTGEDEANWIQIPPDLLVKDHPDKKAALVEEIYPDLLHRYTDIKYLAERAILAPKNDCVDDINNYILSMIHREEGVYKSVDRVSPLANRTSVDEDLYPTEFLNTLQFLGIPNHEIRLKVGCPIILLRNINQVEGLCNGTRLIITRLEQIVIEAQVVTGTNVGRRVSIPRVEITPANHTLPFTMKRRQFPVKAHKTNNAGAKTKLPMVNNPSIRDNDIIFGHSLTTLTGNLTSNIMSNDGRLIITSVTHHDNGNDVLSVSSSVTGVQKLTFKRLCPLLTHHCLQ; encoded by the exons ATGGCAATGCAATATCCACTTCTTTTCCCTTATGGAGAAGATGGATATACAACAGATATCCCACATAATGATAGGGAAGAAATTGGGAGAAGG CAAAGagaaaaagaggcaaagacgaGATTCCAATTGGGAAGACTTAACCAGCAACAACAAGTTGACGCCTTCACATGCATGCAAGAAGGAAGATTAGAATGGGTAAGAAGCAACCAAAAAAAACTAAGAAAGGATGTGCTACGTGGATTGACGGATGCAGTTTCTCGAGGTGATACAACGCCTGCATCTGTAGGACAACGCGTTATACTACCTTCATCTTTCACCGGAAGCCTGAGATTCATGATTCAAAACTACCACGATGCCCTAGCTATTTGCAGATGGGCTGGCCCTCCAGATTTGTTCATTACTATGACATGTAATCCAAAGTGGCCAGAGATTAGAGAATTTTTATCCTTGATCCCAGGACAGAAACCAGAAGACCGACCTGATATCATTGCTCGAGTGTTCAAGATTAAACTTGATGAGCTTATGGTGGACCTTACCAAAAGAAATATTTGTGGTCGCACTAAAGCAG ATTCTGTATTTCTGGTTTTAGCAGATTCAATTACATGGTTCCAGTGGGTATATGTGGATTGTA GTTATCAGAGTTCACAAGAAATAATAATTCTTACACTTAACTACCTTGCAATTCTAACCTTTAACCACCTTGCAGCAATATACACAATCGAGTTTCAAAAAAGAGGACTTCCACATGTTCATATGCTGCTATTCTTGCATGAAGCAGATAAACTTCGAACACCATCAGACATCGACCGCTTGATTTTAGCAGAACTACCGGACCAGGAATTAGACCCTATTGCATTCGAGGCAGTAGTCCAGTACATGACACATGGACCATGCGGTAGCTTGAACCCAAAATGTCCATGTATGCATGGGGGCCGGTGTACGAAATATTACCCCAAAGACTTCAACAACGAAACTGTTATTGGTGAAGACGGATACCCGGCATACAGGAGAAGAAACAATGGAAGGACAGCAACAAAGAATGGACACACAATTGATAATACTTTCATTGTCCCGTACAATGTGGACTTGCTGGTGAAGTATCAAGCCCACATCAATGTTGAAGTGTGCAACAAATACACATGTACCAAGTACCTATTCAAGTACATGAATAAAGGTCCAGACATGGCATTAGCAACAATACAAGAAGCTACAGAAAATGCAATGCCGGGAGGACAACTAGGCAACCACGAACCTCAAAAAGACGAGATACAATCATACTTGCAATGCAGATACGTATCTGCTGCAGAGGCGTGTTGGAGGGTTTTCGGTTTCCCGATACAATATAAATACCCACCAGTACAACGCCTAAGTTGTCACCTCGAGGAAGAACAAACAGTGATGTTTGAAGATCATGAGCATCTGGATGAAGTCCTCGAAAGAGTAGGACCAGCCAAGACACCTCTCATCGGGTGGATGGAAGCAAACAAGAAGTATCCACAAGCAAGAACACTGACATACCATGAATTCCCAACTGAATGGGTCTGGCTAACCAAGGAAAAGAGATGGAAAGTAAGAGATGACAGGTTCAAAATAGGGAGAATATACTATGTGCACCCAGCATCAGGGGAACTTTACTACTTGCGCATGCTCCTGAATATAGTTACAGGATCCACAACCTTTGGGGAAATAAGAACGGTAAACGGCATAGAGTATGCCACTTTCAAGGAAGCTTGCAATGCTATGGGTCTTTTAGAAGGAGATACTGAATGGCATGAAGCTTTACAAGCAGCATCGTCTTGGGCCCATGCCCCACAGCTTAGAGAGTTATTTGTCACAATTTTAATATTCTGTGAAGTCTCAAACCCCAGTGACTTATGGTATAAAAACTGGGAGCTTCTATCAGATGATGTGCTATACAGGCAACGCAAACGGTTTAATTCCCCCAACATCATGTTGACGACCAACCAGGTGCAAAACTATGCATTATATGACATTGAATTGATCCTCAACCGAAATAACCGGAGTCTTGCAAACTATGGGAATATGTCATTCCCAGACATGGCTTTGGTGCAACAAACAACAAACAGGTTGGTATTGGAAGAGCAAATGTATGATGTGGGGATGCTAGCAGATGAAGCATCTACTCTCGAAGCCGGGCTGAATCCAGAGCAAAGCACAATCTACCACAAGATACTCGAGGCAGTAGAAAATAGAGCAGGAGGAGTGTTCTTCATTTATGGAAGCGGGGGTACAGGGAAGACATATTTGTGGAGCACCTTAATATCAAGACTTAGATCAGAGGGGCGTATAGTTATCGCAGTCGCATCATCGGGAATCGCAGCACTATTACTTCATTGTGGAAGGACAGCACACTCACGCTTCAGCATCCCGATACATTTAAACGAGAACTCATGTTGCCGGATAATGCAGGGTTCGGACTTGGCATTTCTCCTCCAACAAGCAAGCCTTATAATATGGGACGAAGCTCCCATGGTCCACAGGCATGCCTTTGAGGCAGTGGATCGTACTTTACGTGATATTATGCAAACAAATGACAAGCCCTTCGGAGGAAAAACAGTGGTATTAGGAGGAGATTTTAGACAAATACTACTAGTTGTGCCGCGAAAAGGAAGAGCAGAGATTGTAGATGCATCTGTCAATAGGTCGCCAAAAATTTGGCCTCATTGCACCGTGTTCAAACTAACCACAAACATGAGATTGAGGGGAAGCTCAGACATTGTTGGATTAGAAGAAATGCAGAATTTCAGCAAGTGGGTCCTAGATGTGGGTGATGGTCAAATCCATGCCACTGCAAAAACAGGGGAAGATGAGGCCAATTGGATTCAAATTCCACCTGACCTCCTGGTAAAAGACCATCCAGACAAAAAGGCAGCCCTCGTGGAAGAAATTTACCCAGACCTTCTTCACAGGTACACAGACATCAAATACCTAGCTGAAAGGGCAATACTGGCGCCTAAAAACGATTGTGTGGATGACATCAATAACTACATACTCTCTATGATCCATAGAGAAGAAGGAGTATATAAAAGTGTTGACAGAGTAAGCCCACTTGCAAATAGAACATCAGTTGATGAAGATCTATACCCGACAGAATTCCTAAACACTCTCCAATTCCTTGGCATCCCAAATCATGAAATACGTCTAAAAGTAGGGTGCCCAATCATACTACTTAGGAACATCAACCAGGTAGAAGGATTATGCAACGGAACAAGGCTCATCATAACACGGTTGGAACAAATTGTGATTGAAGCACAAGTGGTGACTGGAACAAATGTGGGACGACGAGTATCTATTCCGCGGGTAGAGATAACACCAGCTAATCACACACTACCATTCACTATGAAGCGCAGACAATTCCCTGTCAAG GCACATAAGACAAACAATGCTGGAGCAAAAACAAAATTGCCTATGGTCAACAACCCTTCCATCAGGGATAAT GATATCATCTTCGGCCACTCTTTAACCACACTTACAGGTAATTTGACTTCAAAT ATTATGAGTAATGATGGTCGTCTAATCATTACAAGTGTTACTCATCATGACAATGGAAATGACGTCCTTTCTGTTAGTAGCAGTGTAACTGGCGTCCAAAAATTGACATTTAAAAGACTATGTCCATTGTTAACCCACCATTGTTTGCAGTGA
- the LOC110798454 gene encoding replication protein A 70 kDa DNA-binding subunit B, with translation MTPKTLDMEATKNYIAELDTTKRDWTITARVTRMWEVRYKPTNPTPDTIDMVLLDEQGSQIQALVKKAIVSHFKDRLQEGRIYTMTHFNVGKNNRTRLQVENEYIIWFTSFTSVTLQEESSAAIPFHKFNLRPIDDLSERTNKIDVLTEVIGQLIGVENKITQNHDNNTDQRRTIHIQDERTNKIAVTLWGQQADLVADDVAENGAQPKIVIITATRVTMFKGNYQLNSTGGTKLYINLEIPEVENFKKNMTDVPLQEILHIEVTQPESLEEAMTKNRKTITELQQIYMEGEENQEAKNTYTCVAKIATIHDQECGWMYTSCNNCKSKIDENQYCNKCEDVPEFPTDRYRLIATIDDGIATMTVGIFDKDVKKIIGKPITSMVKIYNQDNGPEKVAKELQQCIGKKCTMKLKVNDKGYIQELTAIKVFHIETEEKRTPQRRGKEILREIKKEGQPPKKQKMHSITTTEETPIITAGTNTNPEPVQLHDQLLHQGQSS, from the exons ATGACACCAAAAACTTTG GATATGGAAGCCACCAAAAACTATATTGCAGAActggatacaacaaaaagagacTGGACAATAACAGCACGAGTAACACGCATGTGGGAAGTCCGGTACAAACCGACAAACCCAACACCGGATACCATAGACATGGTGCTTCTAGATGAACAG GGATCCCAAATACAAGCATTGGTAAAAAAGGCAATAGTCAGTCATTTCAAGGACCGACTACAAGAAGGAAGAATATATACAATGACTCATTTCAATGTGGGAAAGAACAATAGGACTCGACTACAAGTGGAGAATGAGTATATCATTTGGTTCACTTCATTCACATCAGTCACGTTACAAGAAGAAAGTTCAGCAGCAATCCCATTTCACAAATTCAACTTACGCCCTATCGACGACCTATCTGAGCGAACTAACAAGATCGATGTCCTTACAG AGGTAATAGGACAACTAATTGGCGTAGAAAACAAAATCACTCAAAATCACGACAACAACACGGATCAAAGAAGGACGATACACATCCAAGATGAAAG GACCAACAAGATTGCAGTAACTCTATGGGGACAACAAGCAGATCTGGTGGCAGACGACGTAGCAGAAAATGGAGCCCAACCAAAAATAGTCATAATAACAGCCACTCGGGTAACAATGTTCAAGG GAAATTACCAACTCAACTCTACAGGAGGAACAAAGCTCTACATCAATTTAGAAATACCAGAAGTCGAAAACTTCAAAAAA AACATGACTGATGTCCCACTACAAGAAATACTCCATATTGAAGTCACTCAGCCAGAGAGCTTAGAGGAGGCGATGACCAAGAATCGAAAAACAATCACAGAATTACAACAAATATACATGGAAGGAGAAGAAAACCAG GAAGCCAAGAATACTTATACATGCGTGGCAAAAATAGCAACCATACATGACCAAGAGTGTGGCTGGATGTACACGTCATGTAACAATTGCAAATCAAAGATTGATGAGAATCAATACTGCAACAAATGCGAAGACGTCCCAGAGTTTCCAACTGACAG GTACCGATTAATTGCCACAATTGATGATGGCATTGCAACAATGACTGTGGGGATATTCGACAAAGACGTGAAAAAAATCATTGGCAAACCAATAACATCAATGGTGAAGATTTATAACCAG GACAATGGACCAGAAAAGGTCGCAAAAGAGCTCCAACAATGCATTGGGAAGAAATGTACAATGAAACTAAAAGTCAACGACAAAGGATACATACAAGAACTAACAGCTATAAAGGTATTCCATATTGAAACGGAAGAGAAGAGAACACCACAACGACGAGGAAAGGAGATACTAAGAGAAATAAAAAAAGAGGGACAACCAccaaagaagcaaaaaatgcaCAG CATCACAACAACAGAGGAAACACCCATAATAACAGCAGGCACAAACACAAATCCAGAACCAGTCCAACTTCACGACCAACTTCTGCACCAGGGACAAAGCTCATGA